The stretch of DNA TGTAGATATTATTGGGATTTGTGTAGATAAAAGGGAAAAGTGTGTAGATATCTTGGGAATTTGTGTAGATAAATAGGCAAAGTGTGTAGATATTCTATAAAAACGTGTAGAAAATTAGTTAACAATACTAGTTTCCTGTAGAATAGGGGTATTCATTTTTATGAAAGAAGGTAGGTTTTGCACATGGGAAAAAGAAAATGGTGGATTATAGCGGCTATCATATGGATGACGGGGATCTTTTGTGCGACCCAGCTTCCGTACTTTACGGGGGAAAATACGTCAAAGACCATTGAAAAGGTAGTTGATACAGAACATAAAAGCATCGATACACCAAGTGCGGACCATGGGGTGATTGAGGTGCTAAACTTCTTTATCCGAAAGGCGACACATCTGACGGCATTTGGTATCCTGGCCTTTTTACTGTTCAAATCACTGGAAACCACTCGTTTTCCATACATATTCGCATGGGGCATAACGTCCCTATACGCGATGAGCGATGAATATCATCAATCCTTTATGCCAGGCAGGATGGCTACTTATAAGGATGTCCTAATTGATGCCTTTGGGGCATTGATCGTTTTGTCGGTTGTGTATCTATTTAAGAGAAAAAGGAAGATGACGAGGGCCTATTAAAAAAAGAATGAAAGAGCACTCACCAGCACCTGCTCATTCATTCTTTTTATTTTTATGATTCTAGTTATCATTAACAATTGGCTGATCGACAACATCAGAATCTAAATTATTTGTTGCGCTTGTTCCAGTAACCGTTATGATGTGAGCACCAGTATTGGCGGCTCCTGAACCATAGGCACTTTTTGAGGCGCTTTTCGGCGAAACAAACACCGCTCCGCCAAACTGAACCAAACCACCACTCACTGTATTAATCTTCACTTGCCCAGGTCCCAACGACATATCCAAACATCCCTTATTAGTTAATCATGTAATCTAATCTATGCAAAGGTCATTAAATTAGTTCACGGGGACAGTCCCCAAAACTATTAGAACCATCTCAGGCTTCTCCCAAAGTAGGCCCAGAAGACAAAGGTGATGATGGATAAGGCGATGATGGTGATGAGCCAGGCTCGTTCAAATAGGTTCCAGCCGTGCTTTTCCGCAAACCATTCCCCCAGTAAGATGCATAGATAAAAGATGATAAACTCTTTTACCTTCAAGAAGATAAAGCTTAAAAGTCCATGGATATCCACTCACCGTTCCCCCTCGCTTGTACATTTTATTCCATCAAGAAGGGGAATAACACATTATGATTTGCCATCTACCATGATAATTCTACGCTCTATTTAAAGAATCCACCGAATTCACTGAAGGTTTAGCCCTTACAGAAACGTATCTTGGGCTTTTGATGAAGAAAGACAGTACAACATTGATCACAGCTAATACTAAACTGATTTTAAATACCAGTGAAGACCCCGTTGCTGCTGCTTGAGTTGGTCCATTCGTAACAGTGGCTAAGTAACCATTCTGTCTTGCAGAAAAAATTGATACCATTATCGCAATACCAATAGCGCCAGCCACTTGTTGTATCGTTTGAGTTAAAGCAATTCCATCTGGGTAGTACTCTCTCGGAAGCGAATTGAGTGTGTTTGTTTGTACAGAAGCAAGTACCGCTCCTATCCCTAACATCATGACAATATGCGTGACTACAATCATCCATAAAGCCGTTCCTGTTCCAAATTGTGAATAACATACATAACCGATGGCTACTAAAATGGTTCCAGGTGTAATCACCGCCCTCGGACCATACACGTCAAAAAAACGACCAATGGTTGGAGCTAATATACAGTTAAGTAAGCTGCCTGGTAGAAGGATCAGACCTGTTGTAAAAGCAGCAATTAATAGAGCCATTTGCGTGTACATGGGTAAAATTACAAGCATGGATAACATATTAAAAAACGTGATAAAACTCATCATGACACCAAGAATGAAAAGTGGGTACTGGAACGCCTTTAAATTGAGCATCGGATTCTCCATTCTCGTTTGACGAATCGCAAAAATTAT from Bacillus sp. SLBN-46 encodes:
- a CDS encoding VanZ family protein, with product MGKRKWWIIAAIIWMTGIFCATQLPYFTGENTSKTIEKVVDTEHKSIDTPSADHGVIEVLNFFIRKATHLTAFGILAFLLFKSLETTRFPYIFAWGITSLYAMSDEYHQSFMPGRMATYKDVLIDAFGALIVLSVVYLFKRKRKMTRAY
- a CDS encoding spore germination protein yields the protein MSLGPGQVKINTVSGGLVQFGGAVFVSPKSASKSAYGSGAANTGAHIITVTGTSATNNLDSDVVDQPIVNDN
- a CDS encoding DHA2 family efflux MFS transporter permease subunit, with translation MAALLVAGFVGLFSETALNIALGELIHIFHVNATTIQWLATGYFLTLGILVPVTGILMQKFTTRQMFMTSILLTLAGTILAAVAPVFGILLAGRIIQAAGLAIALPLTQNVIFTIFPPNKRGGAMGVMGLVMLAGPALGPTLAGLILDTLSWHWIFWVTIPFLLFSLIFGLLYLPNVNEVRTVRIDVASIILSTIGFGGIVYGVSVAGEYGWTSTTVFGTIIIGVVALIIFAIRQTRMENPMLNLKAFQYPLFILGVMMSFITFFNMLSMLVILPMYTQMALLIAAFTTGLILLPGSLLNCILAPTIGRFFDVYGPRAVITPGTILVAIGYVCYSQFGTGTALWMIVVTHIVMMLGIGAVLASVQTNTLNSLPREYYPDGIALTQTIQQVAGAIGIAIMVSIFSARQNGYLATVTNGPTQAAATGSSLVFKISLVLAVINVVLSFFIKSPRYVSVRAKPSVNSVDSLNRA